The stretch of DNA GGCCGCCACCACCACCTCTGCCTCTCGCCTCCTCTCCCCGGCCGCCACCACCATCACCTCCCACAACCACCGTTACCTCTCCGCAATTCCCCACCCCCCATTCACTCCCCACGCCTCAAAATCCCCCAGACCCATCACCAAACTCCACGTCTCCTCCAAGCCATCCTCcctctccgccgccgccgccgcccccTCATCCAAATCCTCCCAAGAAACCGTCTTTTTCGACGGCGGGGCCCACTACGGCGACCTCGTAGCCAACCTGCTTCTGGGTTTCACTCTTCTCTGGCTGCCGCTCACTCTCGCCGCAGTTTTCCGAGCCTTCTCTCTCCGCTACAGATTCACCAATCTCCGGGTCACTGTCATCTCCGGGCAGGACAGAAGCGATTTCTCCTACAAAGTCATCAAGGATGTTCAGGTCGTGCCTAGGTTCATTGGGGAGTGGGGTGACATTGTCATCACTCTCAAAGATGGCACTAAGGTCGACCTCAGGAGTGTGCCAAAGTTCAGAGAAATTGCTAAGTATTGCCTCTCCATGGCTGAGCAGCCTGTGGATTTAAAGGAGTCTGGTCCCAAAGGGTTTTGAGTTAAAAAAACTGAATTTTTGTTTGGTTCAATAGTTTAGTCACTTTCTGAGGTATGTAAATTGCAAAATTCTTGTGGAGAAAATGGAATGTGATCTTTAACTTCTTGTGCAGATATGGTGAATATTgttcaaattatatttcatatgaaTAAGAGTTTTATTCCTGTATTGTCTTTGTTATTCATTATGGTTATGTGGAGAAAGTGTTTGAAGTTGTCTGCTAAGGAAAGCTtcttattattactttattatttattcaag from Ipomoea triloba cultivar NCNSP0323 chromosome 7, ASM357664v1 encodes:
- the LOC116025129 gene encoding uncharacterized protein LOC116025129; the encoded protein is MAATTTSASRLLSPAATTITSHNHRYLSAIPHPPFTPHASKSPRPITKLHVSSKPSSLSAAAAAPSSKSSQETVFFDGGAHYGDLVANLLLGFTLLWLPLTLAAVFRAFSLRYRFTNLRVTVISGQDRSDFSYKVIKDVQVVPRFIGEWGDIVITLKDGTKVDLRSVPKFREIAKYCLSMAEQPVDLKESGPKGF